One Solidesulfovibrio fructosivorans JJ] DNA window includes the following coding sequences:
- a CDS encoding GAF domain-containing protein — protein MDAPFYDQLLAIVGNVFDAYSAVLFLPGPGGEECRIQACFSLSDNLNREAAVAPGMGLVGWILREGKPLLISNFDQRRGVLGYYRNGEEERIRAFMGYPVATTGGALCLDSRKTYTFGDKDLKILSQFADLAGYHLAKSREVETSLYEHRFYQCLRLIATLHKTHPKWTAFRSGLLELLASTTGYRYCILTVRDESGRSYFLEGANESPFPGGRDAARRFPVGQGLVGWVFKNHTPVFSGDGDEAGAARLPLFGLDAPGGDYKSVLCLPIRFSKKTRGVLTLADPRPLPVTEELKAFVGMVAENLALFLENLHLRTRVDPPSA, from the coding sequence ATGGACGCACCGTTTTACGACCAGCTCCTGGCCATTGTCGGCAACGTCTTCGACGCCTATTCGGCCGTGCTTTTTCTGCCCGGTCCGGGTGGGGAGGAGTGCCGCATCCAGGCTTGCTTCAGCCTCAGCGACAACCTGAACCGCGAGGCGGCGGTCGCGCCGGGCATGGGACTTGTGGGCTGGATACTGCGCGAGGGCAAGCCGCTTCTCATCAGCAATTTCGACCAGCGCCGCGGGGTGCTCGGCTATTACCGGAACGGGGAGGAGGAGCGCATCCGGGCCTTCATGGGCTATCCCGTGGCCACGACCGGCGGGGCGCTTTGCCTGGATAGCCGCAAGACCTACACCTTCGGCGACAAGGACCTCAAAATCCTCTCCCAGTTCGCCGATCTGGCCGGCTACCATCTGGCCAAATCCCGCGAGGTGGAAACGAGCCTTTACGAGCATCGTTTCTACCAGTGCCTGCGCCTTATCGCCACGTTGCACAAGACCCACCCCAAGTGGACGGCCTTTCGTTCCGGGCTGCTGGAGCTTCTGGCCAGCACCACGGGCTACCGCTATTGCATCCTGACCGTGCGCGACGAATCCGGTCGCTCGTATTTTCTGGAAGGGGCCAATGAAAGCCCGTTTCCCGGCGGACGCGACGCGGCCCGGCGTTTCCCGGTGGGCCAGGGGCTGGTGGGCTGGGTTTTCAAGAACCATACCCCGGTTTTTTCCGGCGACGGCGACGAGGCCGGCGCGGCCCGGCTGCCGCTTTTCGGCCTGGACGCTCCCGGCGGGGATTACAAAAGCGTGCTGTGCCTGCCCATCCGCTTCTCCAAGAAAACGCGGGGCGTCCTCACCCTGGCCGACCCGCGTCCGCTGCCCGTCACCGAGGAGCTCAAGGCCTTCGTGGGCATGGTGGCGGAAAATCTCGCCCTTTTTCTGGAAAACCTGCATCTGCGCACCCGTGTCGATCCGCCTTCGGCATAG
- the mreB gene encoding rod shape-determining protein, producing MFFSKFFNFLGKDLAMDLGTANTLLYTATEGIVLNEPSVVAIDIRSGELLAVGAEAKEYLGRTPDRIRTIRPMKDGVIADFEVTRAMIAYFVRKVIKGMRFAKPKIVICVPTGITQVEKRAVIESAQMAGAREVKLVEEPMAAAIGAGLPIEKPTGNMVVDIGGGTTEVAVVSLSAIAYAESVRVAGDELNETIQRFVQDEFQILIGENLAEEIKITIGSAMPQPETLSMEVAGKSLIDGTPASVTITDEQVREAIREPVNIIVGAVMKALEKTPPELVTDISRNGLLLAGGGALLKGLDARISQVSNLSVMLDDAPLTTVVRGTGRAMEDRLRYRDVFIN from the coding sequence ATGTTTTTTAGCAAATTCTTCAATTTTCTCGGGAAAGACCTGGCCATGGACCTGGGAACGGCCAATACCCTCCTCTATACGGCCACGGAAGGCATTGTCTTAAACGAACCCTCCGTGGTGGCCATCGACATCCGAAGCGGCGAACTGTTGGCCGTCGGCGCCGAAGCCAAGGAGTACCTGGGGCGCACCCCGGATCGCATCCGGACCATCCGCCCCATGAAGGACGGCGTCATCGCCGACTTCGAAGTGACCCGGGCCATGATCGCCTATTTCGTCCGCAAGGTGATCAAGGGCATGCGCTTCGCCAAGCCCAAGATCGTCATCTGCGTGCCCACGGGCATCACCCAGGTGGAAAAGCGCGCGGTCATCGAGTCGGCCCAGATGGCCGGGGCCCGCGAGGTCAAGTTGGTGGAGGAGCCCATGGCCGCCGCCATCGGGGCCGGGCTGCCCATCGAAAAACCCACGGGCAACATGGTCGTGGACATCGGCGGCGGCACCACCGAAGTGGCTGTGGTGTCCCTTTCCGCCATCGCCTACGCCGAATCCGTGCGCGTGGCCGGCGACGAGCTTAACGAGACCATCCAGCGCTTCGTACAGGACGAGTTCCAGATTCTCATCGGCGAGAACCTGGCCGAGGAGATCAAGATCACCATCGGCTCCGCCATGCCCCAGCCCGAGACGTTGTCCATGGAAGTGGCCGGCAAGTCGCTCATCGACGGCACGCCCGCCTCGGTCACCATCACCGACGAACAGGTGCGCGAGGCCATCCGCGAGCCGGTCAACATCATCGTGGGCGCGGTGATGAAGGCCCTGGAGAAGACCCCGCCCGAGCTGGTCACGGACATTTCCCGAAACGGCCTGCTCCTGGCCGGCGGCGGGGCGCTTTTGAAGGGCCTCGACGCCCGCATCAGCCAAGTCAGCAACCTGTCGGTCATGCTCGACGACGCGCCCCTGACCACGGTCGTGCGCGGCACGGGCCGGGCCATGGAAGACCGGCTGCGCTACCGGGACGTGTTCATCAACTAA
- a CDS encoding inositol monophosphatase family protein: protein MALDITEILFPMRAAVAAAGERIRDDFANPADVRHKGRIDLVTATDLAVEALLKEQLADILPEATFLAEETASVADMSGLTWIIDPVDGTTNFAHGFPFVCTSVALYDGPTALAGCVYAPILGQFFWAGRGLGAYCHDERIHVSGTAEPIAALVATGFPYAIRENLDEITADLRTMLAETQGIRRPGSAALDLAYVACGRVDAFYEMALNPWDVAAGALLVTEAGGTISSYRPSRPYALGDFRILASNTRLHDAMLTLLGE from the coding sequence ATGGCCTTGGACATCACGGAAATTCTCTTCCCCATGCGCGCGGCCGTGGCCGCGGCCGGGGAGCGCATCCGGGACGATTTCGCCAATCCGGCCGATGTGCGCCACAAGGGCCGCATCGACCTGGTCACGGCCACGGATCTGGCCGTGGAGGCCCTGCTCAAGGAGCAACTGGCGGACATCCTGCCGGAGGCGACTTTTTTGGCCGAGGAGACGGCGTCCGTGGCCGACATGTCGGGGCTGACCTGGATCATCGACCCCGTGGACGGCACCACCAACTTCGCCCACGGCTTTCCCTTTGTCTGCACCTCCGTGGCGCTCTATGACGGCCCGACCGCCCTGGCTGGCTGCGTCTACGCCCCCATCCTGGGCCAGTTTTTCTGGGCCGGGCGGGGCCTTGGCGCCTACTGCCACGACGAGCGCATCCATGTTTCCGGTACGGCCGAGCCCATCGCCGCCCTGGTCGCCACCGGCTTTCCCTACGCCATCCGCGAAAATCTCGACGAAATCACGGCCGACCTGCGCACCATGCTGGCCGAGACCCAGGGTATCCGCCGGCCTGGTTCGGCCGCCTTGGACCTCGCCTACGTGGCCTGCGGCCGGGTCGACGCCTTTTACGAGATGGCGCTCAACCCCTGGGATGTGGCCGCCGGGGCGCTGCTCGTGACCGAGGCCGGGGGTACGATCAGTTCCTACCGGCCCTCGCGCCCCTACGCCCTGGGCGATTTCCGCATCCTGGCCAGTAACACCCGCCTGCACGACGCCATGCTCACACTGTTGGGTGAGTAG
- a CDS encoding NUDIX hydrolase, giving the protein MAKKKSPTPEPELVDIVDASDRPLLVMSKAEAHRQSLFHRSVMVLVYNAQGKLYLQKRGANKDLYPGRFDLSATGHVRAGEARRDAAARELHEELGLRAKTLTFIDAIPASQETAYEFVTLFSAGRIPETPRPNPEEVAGGMFVDAGELAALTRSYRDMLTPAVVRFFEEKALFSPTE; this is encoded by the coding sequence ATGGCGAAAAAAAAATCCCCCACCCCGGAACCGGAACTCGTGGACATCGTCGACGCAAGCGACCGTCCGCTGCTCGTCATGTCCAAGGCCGAGGCGCACCGCCAATCACTCTTTCACCGTTCGGTAATGGTGCTCGTCTATAACGCCCAAGGCAAGCTCTACCTGCAAAAACGCGGGGCCAACAAGGACCTCTACCCCGGCCGGTTCGACTTGTCGGCCACGGGCCATGTCCGGGCCGGGGAAGCCCGCCGCGACGCCGCCGCCAGGGAACTGCACGAGGAACTCGGCCTGCGGGCCAAGACGCTCACCTTCATCGACGCCATCCCGGCATCCCAGGAAACGGCTTACGAATTCGTGACGCTTTTTTCCGCCGGCCGCATCCCGGAAACACCCCGCCCCAATCCCGAGGAAGTCGCGGGCGGCATGTTCGTGGACGCCGGAGAACTGGCCGCCCTCACCCGAAGCTACCGCGATATGCTCACCCCGGCCGTGGTGCGCTTTTTCGAGGAAAAAGCCCTGTTCAGTCCAACAGAGTAG
- the rimI gene encoding ribosomal protein S18-alanine N-acetyltransferase encodes MKTPDAAEPMRLGPEHARDLAGLEGRTFPDPWDEAAFTAAFARPAFAAFGIPGGEGLVAYATFHFLGDEFEVINIAVDPALRGRGLASLLFAHVLQQTDKMGMNRGYLEVRAGNVPAKRLYARHGFTVAGARKRYYPDNGEDALVMVRDAGRAGNASA; translated from the coding sequence ATGAAAACGCCGGATGCCGCCGAACCCATGCGCCTGGGGCCCGAACATGCCCGGGATCTGGCCGGTCTGGAGGGCCGCACGTTTCCCGATCCCTGGGACGAGGCCGCTTTCACGGCCGCCTTTGCCCGTCCGGCCTTCGCCGCCTTCGGCATCCCGGGCGGGGAGGGGCTAGTCGCCTACGCCACGTTCCATTTCCTCGGGGACGAGTTCGAGGTCATCAACATCGCCGTGGACCCGGCCTTGCGCGGCCGAGGGCTGGCTTCCCTGCTTTTCGCCCACGTCTTGCAACAGACCGATAAAATGGGCATGAACCGAGGGTACTTGGAAGTTCGCGCGGGCAATGTCCCGGCCAAACGGCTTTATGCCCGGCACGGATTTACCGTGGCCGGCGCGCGCAAACGGTATTATCCCGACAACGGGGAGGACGCCCTGGTCATGGTCCGTGACGCCGGGCGGGCCGGGAACGCCTCCGCATAA
- a CDS encoding phosphoglycerate kinase, giving the protein MALLRIDQVDVAGKKLLIRVDYNVPLQGGVITDDLRIRASLPTLEYALSQKCSLILCSHLGKPKGAPDPKLSLAPAAKRLSELLGREVRMAPDCLGDATKAMAEALAPGDILMLENLRFHPGETAGDMDFAKEVMAMAEVYVNDAFGTAHRPHASMVGFPAVAKKCCAGFLLMKEWQFLGEAVQNPTRPFVAVSGGAKVSSKLGVLKNLLTKVDAMVIGGAMANTFLAAQGYKVGKSLVEPDLFDAARDILKEAKERNVGFYLPVDCIISRDAGKPIAEMRPAGQVPFAAIPDDAVVLDIGPVTAGLYALAIEPAKTIVWNGPMGAFENQAFAQGSFTLAHIIAGAPAVSIVGGGDTDVVVHQAGLAEKMTFISTGGGASLEFLEGKELPAFAALMECQS; this is encoded by the coding sequence ATGGCCCTTCTTCGCATTGACCAAGTCGACGTCGCCGGCAAGAAGCTTCTTATTCGCGTGGATTACAACGTGCCGCTGCAGGGCGGCGTCATCACGGACGATCTGCGTATCCGGGCAAGCCTGCCCACGTTGGAGTACGCCCTGTCCCAGAAGTGCTCGCTGATTTTGTGCTCGCACCTGGGCAAGCCCAAGGGCGCGCCTGACCCCAAACTGTCGCTGGCCCCGGCCGCCAAGCGCCTGTCCGAACTGCTCGGCCGCGAGGTGCGCATGGCCCCGGACTGCCTGGGCGATGCCACCAAGGCCATGGCCGAGGCCCTGGCCCCCGGCGACATCCTCATGCTGGAAAACCTGCGCTTTCATCCCGGCGAGACGGCCGGCGACATGGACTTCGCCAAGGAAGTCATGGCCATGGCCGAGGTCTACGTCAACGACGCCTTTGGCACGGCTCACCGGCCCCATGCCTCCATGGTCGGCTTCCCGGCTGTGGCGAAAAAATGCTGCGCCGGCTTCCTGCTCATGAAGGAATGGCAGTTCTTGGGCGAGGCGGTGCAGAATCCGACCCGGCCGTTCGTGGCCGTTTCCGGCGGGGCCAAGGTGTCCTCCAAGCTCGGGGTGCTCAAGAACCTGCTGACCAAGGTCGATGCCATGGTCATCGGCGGGGCCATGGCCAACACCTTCCTGGCCGCCCAGGGCTACAAGGTGGGCAAGTCGCTGGTGGAGCCCGATCTTTTCGACGCGGCCCGCGACATCCTCAAGGAGGCCAAGGAGCGCAACGTGGGCTTCTACCTGCCGGTCGACTGCATCATCTCCCGCGACGCGGGCAAGCCCATCGCCGAGATGCGTCCGGCCGGGCAGGTGCCTTTCGCCGCCATCCCGGACGACGCGGTGGTGCTCGACATCGGACCGGTGACGGCGGGGCTCTACGCCCTGGCCATCGAACCGGCCAAGACCATCGTCTGGAACGGCCCCATGGGCGCGTTCGAGAACCAGGCCTTTGCCCAGGGGTCGTTTACCCTGGCCCACATCATTGCCGGCGCGCCGGCGGTGAGTATCGTCGGCGGCGGCGACACCGACGTGGTGGTGCATCAGGCCGGGCTGGCCGAGAAGATGACGTTTATTTCCACGGGCGGCGGGGCGTCCCTGGAATTCCTCGAAGGCAAGGAACTGCCGGCCTTTGCGGCGCTTATGGAGTGTCAGTCATGA
- the tpiA gene encoding triose-phosphate isomerase: MKKLMAANWKMYKVRAEASATAADLAARLDGKLPEDREVLVIPPFTALWAVGEAFAGKPGLSLGGQDFYPAKEGAFTGEIAPAMLLDAGCRYVLTGHSERRHVLGEDDAFVGQKTAFGLAAGLSVILCVGEKVEERKAGQVEAVVTRQLAAGLSEIPTDVLPEKLAIAYEPVWAIGTGLTAGPKEVEEAHAMIRAWLIGRFGPQNGALVRILYGGSVKPGNAGTLLGIDNVDGVLVGGASLEAESFSAIVTA, translated from the coding sequence ATGAAAAAGCTCATGGCCGCCAACTGGAAGATGTACAAGGTGCGGGCCGAGGCTTCGGCCACGGCTGCGGATCTGGCCGCGCGCCTGGACGGCAAGCTGCCGGAGGACCGCGAGGTGCTGGTGATCCCGCCGTTCACCGCCCTTTGGGCCGTGGGCGAGGCTTTTGCCGGCAAGCCCGGACTGTCGCTTGGCGGGCAGGATTTCTATCCGGCCAAGGAGGGGGCCTTTACCGGCGAGATCGCGCCGGCCATGCTTCTCGACGCCGGCTGTCGCTACGTGTTGACCGGCCATTCCGAGCGTCGGCACGTCCTGGGCGAGGACGACGCCTTTGTCGGCCAAAAGACGGCCTTTGGCCTGGCCGCCGGGCTGTCCGTCATCTTGTGCGTGGGCGAGAAGGTGGAAGAGCGCAAGGCCGGGCAGGTCGAGGCTGTCGTCACACGCCAGCTGGCCGCCGGTTTGTCCGAGATCCCGACCGATGTGTTACCCGAGAAGCTGGCTATCGCCTACGAGCCGGTGTGGGCCATCGGCACGGGGCTTACCGCCGGGCCCAAGGAAGTCGAAGAAGCGCATGCCATGATTCGCGCCTGGCTGATCGGGCGTTTTGGGCCGCAAAACGGGGCCCTCGTGCGCATTCTCTATGGCGGCAGCGTGAAGCCGGGCAACGCCGGGACGCTTTTGGGGATTGACAATGTGGACGGAGTGCTGGTAGGTGGCGCGAGCCTTGAGGCTGAAAGCTTCTCGGCCATTGTGACGGCTTGA
- the secG gene encoding preprotein translocase subunit SecG — protein MTTLIITVHVLACVAVIVLVLLQSGKEGMGVIFGGGSQSVFGSTGAGGLLVKLTALFGAIFLITSLAYNVYTGSHERNAKSVMIDASGAPIAPPAGVAPEATKDAQPKKGVTFEDVPAKQAPQKPDAGAK, from the coding sequence TTGACAACGCTCATAATTACGGTACATGTACTCGCCTGCGTCGCGGTGATCGTCCTGGTTCTGCTCCAGTCGGGCAAGGAAGGGATGGGGGTCATCTTCGGCGGCGGCAGCCAGTCGGTGTTCGGTAGCACGGGTGCCGGTGGATTGCTGGTCAAGCTGACGGCGCTTTTTGGAGCGATCTTTCTCATTACTTCGCTTGCCTACAACGTCTATACGGGGTCGCACGAACGCAACGCCAAGTCGGTCATGATCGACGCCAGCGGCGCGCCCATCGCTCCCCCGGCGGGCGTGGCTCCCGAGGCGACCAAGGACGCGCAGCCGAAAAAGGGCGTGACCTTCGAGGACGTCCCGGCCAAGCAGGCGCCGCAAAAGCCGGACGCCGGCGCGAAGTAG
- a CDS encoding tyrosine-type recombinase/integrase, which yields MALTDVAVRNAKPGPKTIRLKDERGLHLEISPKGGKWWRLRYWISGKERLISLGIYPDISLKDARERRDEARKLIANGIDPGRARQDEKSAAEARAAEDANTFEVVARDWHAKQVKAWSEGHAAKVLARMEQHLFPAFGHFPITTLRAPAILPTLREIEAKGHNETAKRLRQYCEAVFAFAISTGIAERNVGADLRGALAPGRVTNRPAIIDPKGVAQLLRAIDGYQGSPVTLAALRLAPLVFVRPGELRQAEWSEIDLDAADGPRWSIPAEKMKMRRNHVVPLSRQAVEIIEDLRSLTGHDRFLFPCNRTKDRCMSNMTLNAALRRLGYEQGEMCAHGFRAMASTLLNEQGWNSDLIERQLAHAERNSIRAAYNRAEYLPERRKMMQAYADHLDKLKAGAKVTPIHATAGD from the coding sequence ATGGCCTTGACCGATGTCGCCGTAAGGAACGCCAAGCCAGGTCCTAAAACTATCCGCCTCAAGGATGAGCGCGGGCTTCATCTGGAAATCAGCCCCAAAGGCGGAAAGTGGTGGCGGCTTCGCTACTGGATATCCGGTAAGGAGCGGCTCATTTCCCTGGGCATCTATCCGGATATCTCCCTCAAGGACGCCCGCGAACGTCGCGACGAAGCCCGAAAGCTCATCGCCAACGGCATAGATCCGGGCAGGGCGCGGCAGGACGAGAAGTCTGCTGCCGAGGCCCGGGCAGCAGAAGATGCGAATACTTTCGAGGTCGTGGCCCGAGATTGGCATGCCAAGCAGGTCAAGGCCTGGAGTGAGGGGCATGCCGCCAAGGTCCTGGCCCGGATGGAACAGCACCTTTTTCCCGCCTTTGGTCATTTCCCTATCACGACTCTTCGCGCCCCGGCGATCCTCCCCACACTTCGAGAGATCGAAGCGAAGGGGCATAATGAGACGGCCAAGCGCCTGCGCCAGTACTGCGAGGCCGTTTTTGCCTTCGCCATCTCCACGGGCATTGCCGAAAGAAACGTCGGGGCGGACCTCCGCGGTGCATTGGCCCCGGGGCGTGTCACGAACCGGCCGGCCATCATTGATCCCAAAGGCGTGGCACAACTGCTGCGGGCCATAGATGGCTACCAGGGAAGTCCTGTGACCCTGGCAGCTCTACGACTGGCTCCTCTCGTCTTCGTCCGTCCTGGAGAACTGCGCCAAGCCGAGTGGTCGGAAATCGACCTGGACGCCGCCGACGGTCCCCGCTGGTCAATCCCTGCCGAGAAGATGAAAATGCGCCGAAATCATGTTGTACCGCTCTCAAGGCAGGCTGTGGAGATCATCGAGGACCTTCGTTCTCTGACCGGCCATGACCGCTTCCTTTTCCCCTGCAACCGGACCAAGGACCGCTGCATGTCGAACATGACCCTCAATGCGGCTTTGCGACGCCTCGGGTATGAACAAGGCGAGATGTGCGCACATGGATTTCGGGCCATGGCGTCCACGCTCTTGAACGAACAGGGCTGGAACAGTGACCTAATCGAGCGCCAGCTTGCCCATGCCGAGCGTAATTCCATCCGGGCCGCGTACAACCGCGCCGAATATTTGCCTGAGCGGCGAAAAATGATGCAAGCCTATGCCGACCACCTGGACAAGCTCAAGGCCGGGGCGAAGGTGACGCCGATCCATGCCACGGCAGGCGACTAG
- a CDS encoding helix-turn-helix transcriptional regulator, protein MQPGPPVSKPERFVRFPEFKARIGYGKSRIYDLIKDGKLPAPVRLPGGRAVAWPESVVDELVARVAAGEGVGHAR, encoded by the coding sequence ATGCAACCCGGTCCCCCTGTCTCAAAGCCTGAGCGCTTCGTTCGTTTCCCTGAGTTTAAAGCCCGAATTGGCTACGGTAAATCCCGAATCTACGACCTGATCAAAGATGGGAAGCTGCCTGCGCCTGTCCGTCTGCCTGGTGGGCGGGCCGTAGCGTGGCCGGAATCCGTAGTTGATGAACTGGTGGCCAGGGTGGCCGCTGGCGAGGGGGTGGGCCATGCCCGGTAA
- a CDS encoding AAA family ATPase — protein MNVPDPQSGIALDRESILTAVHARVSQEEAIHGAGGHGKGETSVFARLNLADFEARQLLADDLPPLAWTFTDFMLTQNVGLLVGPPGTGKSFFALLLASAVACGRGCEGILEAGVRGRVLVLAGEEDARIIPRRLRRLRDHLLPDGYGRDSNADSDEADFLENLIVVPLAGQRLRLLDKDGPGAPATTNVFDDLVSLCRGKNLQLVVIDPQSRFYGLDENDNSASTVYIEILERLAAETGASILCLHHVNKTAMVKKDGFRVALGQGAARGASGFTGAVRAQMNLVTLTAEEARRELDLTGPIEEGEYLALAFPKCSYGPPRPVVFLKRLPGGVLVAVEAPERVEQKEAEAAILEWIVTKVREHAEQGKEALTIRDLGRFSSEWKDIPGTSRQRVEDAARVAVLDGSLFTVTRANKSGRKTEYLSLSPDVPEAPREAPSFEAPEAPRSAQNARAVLIPNDSGILRSAQEKKRPDEFQPSKTRINRDVPEAPEAPLLKKERAGALGAASPLLSGGLPQ, from the coding sequence ATGAACGTGCCTGACCCTCAATCCGGGATTGCCCTCGACCGGGAAAGTATCCTTACTGCGGTCCACGCCCGGGTTTCCCAGGAAGAGGCCATTCATGGGGCCGGCGGGCACGGCAAGGGTGAGACGTCCGTCTTCGCCCGGCTGAACCTCGCCGACTTTGAGGCCCGCCAGTTGCTGGCCGACGATCTTCCGCCCTTAGCCTGGACCTTCACCGATTTCATGCTGACACAGAACGTCGGCCTCCTGGTTGGCCCTCCAGGGACAGGGAAGAGCTTTTTTGCCCTCCTTCTGGCTTCTGCCGTGGCCTGCGGTAGGGGCTGCGAAGGGATCCTTGAAGCCGGCGTTCGGGGCCGTGTGCTGGTCCTGGCTGGTGAGGAAGACGCCCGGATCATTCCCCGCCGCCTGCGTCGTCTGCGTGATCACCTCCTTCCTGATGGATATGGACGGGACTCCAACGCCGATTCCGATGAAGCAGATTTCCTTGAAAATCTGATCGTGGTTCCTCTGGCTGGGCAAAGACTGCGGCTGCTCGACAAAGATGGCCCTGGCGCGCCGGCAACAACGAACGTCTTTGACGATCTGGTTTCACTCTGCCGGGGGAAGAATCTTCAGCTTGTTGTCATCGACCCGCAGAGTCGGTTCTATGGGCTCGACGAAAACGACAATAGTGCCAGCACCGTCTATATTGAAATTCTCGAAAGGCTGGCCGCTGAAACTGGCGCGTCCATCCTCTGTCTGCACCATGTCAACAAGACTGCCATGGTCAAGAAGGATGGTTTCCGCGTTGCTCTGGGACAAGGGGCGGCGCGTGGAGCCTCAGGATTCACCGGGGCTGTCCGGGCACAAATGAACCTCGTGACCCTGACCGCAGAAGAAGCCCGGCGGGAACTAGATCTGACTGGTCCAATTGAAGAGGGGGAATATCTAGCCCTGGCCTTCCCGAAGTGCAGTTATGGCCCGCCCCGGCCTGTTGTTTTCCTGAAGCGTCTTCCCGGCGGCGTGCTGGTCGCCGTCGAAGCGCCCGAGCGGGTGGAACAAAAAGAAGCTGAAGCCGCAATCCTCGAATGGATCGTCACCAAGGTTCGGGAGCACGCCGAGCAAGGCAAGGAAGCCCTGACCATTCGAGACCTTGGGCGGTTTTCCTCGGAATGGAAGGACATCCCCGGTACCAGCCGGCAACGAGTTGAAGACGCGGCCCGGGTGGCGGTCCTTGATGGGAGCCTCTTTACCGTCACGCGGGCAAACAAATCTGGCCGAAAGACCGAATACCTGTCCCTCTCCCCAGATGTGCCAGAAGCGCCCAGAGAAGCGCCCAGCTTTGAAGCGCCAGAAGCGCCCAGAAGCGCCCAAAATGCTCGGGCGGTTCTAATCCCTAACGATTCAGGCATATTGAGAAGCGCCCAGGAAAAGAAGCGCCCAGACGAATTCCAACCCTCGAAAACCCGCATAAACAGGGATGTGCCAGAAGCGCCAGAAGCGCCCCTTCTAAAGAAGGAGAGAGCAGGCGCTTTGGGCGCTGCTTCTCCTCTTCTTTCGGGAGGGCTGCCGCAATGA
- a CDS encoding primase-helicase zinc-binding domain-containing protein: MTILEHPVLAGAMKYVSATSGGEYAGPCPWCSGTDRFRLWPAEGATGRWMCRGCGRQGDGIQFLRDMEGLSYPDACKRLGTTPKAAGTTHTLKPAPWEPKPAVLPGEAWIARAGQFIDRCAAALAAGGPGMEYARGRGLTARTCAALRIGWNPSDLYEDRAAWGLPEEINPRTGKPRRVWLPSGLVIPTLREGQVVAIKIRRSKWTPEDQLPKYAAASGGGKLPMVLAPGEGKPCVVVESELDAILAAQEARDAVSCVALGTAKGKPDAAANALFMAAPVVLVALDFDEAGATAWPWWRSTYPKAKRWPVPAGKDVGDLAAQPGMIRAWIEAGLPDPERNVEPEPVPESSHVVGPILRRAADLAHGAPCTTSEAELAKLRETFPHLYVCPATTPPWNFRYVSDCATRCATPCELQATN, from the coding sequence ATGACAATCCTCGAACATCCTGTTCTTGCCGGGGCCATGAAATACGTCTCCGCGACAAGCGGCGGCGAGTACGCCGGCCCCTGTCCTTGGTGCTCCGGCACTGATCGTTTCCGGCTTTGGCCAGCCGAAGGCGCAACCGGCCGCTGGATGTGTCGCGGCTGTGGCCGCCAGGGCGACGGCATCCAATTCCTTCGGGACATGGAGGGCCTGAGCTACCCAGACGCCTGCAAGCGCCTGGGGACAACGCCCAAAGCGGCTGGAACCACGCACACCCTCAAGCCTGCCCCTTGGGAGCCCAAGCCCGCCGTACTGCCTGGGGAAGCCTGGATTGCCCGCGCTGGCCAGTTCATTGACCGCTGCGCCGCCGCTTTGGCCGCTGGTGGTCCAGGCATGGAGTACGCCCGGGGTCGGGGCCTGACCGCCCGGACGTGCGCCGCCCTGCGGATCGGCTGGAATCCTTCGGACCTCTACGAGGACCGTGCCGCCTGGGGCCTGCCCGAAGAGATCAACCCCAGAACGGGGAAGCCCAGACGTGTCTGGCTTCCGTCTGGTCTGGTCATCCCGACCCTGCGTGAAGGGCAAGTGGTGGCCATCAAAATCCGTCGCTCCAAATGGACGCCCGAGGACCAGCTTCCGAAGTACGCGGCCGCCAGTGGCGGCGGGAAGTTGCCCATGGTCCTGGCCCCGGGCGAGGGCAAACCCTGTGTTGTCGTAGAGTCCGAGCTTGATGCCATCCTGGCCGCTCAGGAGGCCCGTGACGCCGTTTCCTGTGTCGCCCTCGGCACGGCAAAGGGAAAACCCGATGCTGCGGCCAACGCGCTTTTTATGGCCGCCCCCGTGGTCCTGGTAGCTCTGGACTTCGACGAGGCCGGGGCGACGGCATGGCCCTGGTGGCGTTCAACCTACCCGAAGGCGAAAAGGTGGCCGGTCCCAGCAGGGAAAGACGTGGGCGACCTAGCCGCCCAGCCGGGCATGATCCGGGCATGGATCGAAGCCGGGCTGCCCGATCCCGAGCGGAACGTGGAGCCAGAGCCGGTCCCTGAATCATCCCATGTTGTCGGGCCTATCCTGCGCCGTGCTGCCGATCTGGCCCATGGTGCGCCCTGCACCACATCCGAAGCCGAGCTTGCCAAACTTCGGGAGACGTTCCCGCATCTGTATGTGTGCCCGGCTACAACGCCGCCATGGAACTTTCGCTACGTCTCGGACTGCGCGACCCGGTGCGCGACACCGTGCGAACTGCAAGCAACAAACTAA